DNA sequence from the Macrobrachium nipponense isolate FS-2020 chromosome 3, ASM1510439v2, whole genome shotgun sequence genome:
TGAAAGGGGACTGCGAGTTCGGGAAGAATATGGCGCAAAAAGTCATTTCGTGCAAGATCACTCTGTAAACATTCCCGTAAAATATTTGCTATTAGTAATTTAGTTAAGCCCAACGACTGCCTTGCAAATATAATTCATATGGCAAGAGTATTGCCTTTGTTTTTatgtgttccttttttttctcaagCCAATGTGTAATTATATGGTCAAGAATACCAAGGACTCGACGTTAAATATAGTAAATTACTGTAATGATAGTGTTTAACTTTCGGTGTATATTGGTTTAGCGTTATCGAAAAGCACTGTTTGGCTTAAAGTAAAAATGCTTATAGCGTTCCTCGCAAAATAGGTGAACAAGTATGTCTAATAGCCTTTGAAAAAATGCGAGTAAATCTTAGTGTGTTGCCATAATTAAATTTACGTTTGCTGAGAAATAAACTCCCTTCTGCATTCAGAGTTCTGTTGCACTTAATAAAGCAACGAGCTGGTGTCATTACTGGAACAGAAGGATTTCAAGTTACGAGCCATGATGCTCcttaaatgtttgttttatagctttcatatatgcaaccccCCAAGACTGTacacagtaagttccagaagtgaagcggaattgatcgtacttctttaaaaaaaacttgttgggttgacagttagtatattttattcaaattattgccatcctatttatctgataatacgtatcagtgattgactgtataagcgcagaaagtatttccccagtgaatgatcgatgttagttcaataattttttattgaaggaaaaaaaaaagttttcccccAAGAAACCTCTGCGGCTGTGTTTTATATCAAGTgctcaccatagagtggcagcaggaacagaGTACATAAGCATTGGCccaatatttgtaaattaactttctacttttatagcgttatatcgaaagttatcaAAGCACAGActagtttagcatctgattaaatgaaatataaataagacaagttggtgtaaaaaaaaaaacaaaaaacaaatccaaGATATATGCtcgtttagcattggttacatggttaggcctattgcaagaataaaggaaatatattttccagcttgttagttaataatttaatCGAattctcaattgtgcaaatttttacaTGTGGAATTGCGTTTAGGGTCGCACCAAagaagtattttcgtaggtttccaccttttttttttttctttaaagtgcGTGAgagagactattcttgtccatacgatccggagtgtgaatatgcttggcgagcattattttagttcttgtatctcctgttatgcgctctctctctctctctctctctctctctctctctctcaggacctttttatctagagaggaataaccagaggtctgttttaagaatcaagcactaggcctattggtcatgctcgggtgcttcatatataatatatatatatatatatagatatatatatatatatatatattatatatatatatatatatatatatatatatatatatatatacacatacatatacatacccaaaaaaactcataaatttgttatacaataatgcttgactagATTGAACCGATTACTtgttgtccgtggaaatatgaatttgggtgatatcactctgtTAAGATACGCCCACTTATGCAgatttcagtcttaaatttcacggttgggatatgattcgaagatctgaggtaaaaggttgaagtgaaaaaggtggagttagtattgtgggtagagggagaggggggaagggttgtgtgtgtgtgtgtgtgtgtgtgtgtgtgtgtgtgtgtgtgtgtgtgtgtgtgtgtgtgtgcgcgcgcgcgcgtgcgtgagCAACCCTTGAACGAGCCGAGACCACCTCTGTGATCCAGTACTTCAAATGAAATTCTTACTAAAAAACAGAAGTTCGTACCCGCTGCTTCGGCCATTAGATAAGCCACGTCTGAATGCCAGGTGTAGTTGAAGGTGATGAAAACATCGGGCTGATTAGTTTAAATTTACCAGCACTTCACGTGATCACCTCGGCACTTTCTTGGATTGCATCACTTTATAAAGATTTGGCTTCCATATACTATAGTGTCATTATGATTAAAGCCCCACAAAAAGGACCAAAGTGAGGAAGCGCTGTAATCCAGTGCTTATTGTTCTATAGCTGCTGCTGCTTCCAAAACCTTACAACAGGCTATTCATCATAAATgctaaattcatttaaaataaaattttctactGTAGctgttgaaaacaaaattttctacTGTAGTGCAAACGAAATTTAGTCTATTCCTTTAAAAATATGTGCGATTCACAGCGACACTTCATTGAATTCTTGTAACTAAGTCCGGAAAAGACCGTAAAACTCTATTTCCTGTTAACCAATCTGTCAGTTTCAAAAGAAACCGTGTAAGCTTGAAAAGTAATGACCCTGTATTTTACTGTTCCCCTCCGAAACTGAATAGTTGCTTTTTTCACTGACCACGATAATTATCTCCCGTATTCTATGGATGTGGAATAAAATTTTCATGAGATTACGCCTCCATTGCATATTCtgccttttcatttcatataCATGTGGTCTTACTTTACATATGAATATAGtgaattttttctcatttcagaAGTTGAACGAGAAAACGCGGGAAAAACTGTCTTCAGCACCACCTACCTCCAATAGTACAGGAGGAGGGTTAAATTTGAGTATCTCTCAGTACGTGGAGGAAGACGTTGATGTGGCAGATATGCTGTATCGCGATGCTTCGAACAGCGAACCAAGGCTTAAAAAGAAATCTCCACAGGTTGAGTGTCCTGCAAAAGCTGAACAACCTTTGACTCGATACGCTCCTTCAATTTTGGCCAGGGAGAGAAACGCAATTGCTACACATAATGTTGTATGTAGTACTCCTTCCTTGTCAGTGTCTGTGAAAAATGCTAGAAGGAAAAAAACCTTTTCACAGAAGGTGACAGGTAACAGTGACAGCCATACAGTAAGCTCTATTGTCCCTGGTAATAATGTTAGAGATTGTCCACGTTGCTATAGTTATTCAGAGATTTTGCAGAAGAAACACCAACGATCAGCATCCGGTGGGTTAATCACACAAGGCTGGAGAGAATCGAAAAATTTTGGACCTCTAAATTCTTTATGTATGAATGGATGCCCACCACAAGAGACAATGGCACCTGCAATGTCCTCTCTCACCTCCACAGCCGCCAAGGAAATTTACCAAAATAAAGACACTAAGAAAACACACAATTTCTCTGAGAATAAGCTGACAAGTGGAACCATTAAGGGAATATTGGTCAAGACATTAAGTAATCAAGGGGAATCTCCTCCCAGTGTGGAAAGCcttcgaaaaaagaaaaatggtctgTCTCCTCATTCAGAACCTCGAAGGCTGGAGAAAACTACGTCCTTATCAACTAACGCTGCTGAAATTTCTTCTAAATTGGCAGACAAATTTCGAGAAATTTATCCTGAGGAGATGAATTACTTCTGCAATGACTTAAACATTTATCCCGTAAAAGAAGTGAATAGCTTTTACACCCCGCCCAGTGCTAAACAGGATAACGAGTCACAGAACCACCATGGCAGCTTCAACAGTGACTACGGTAATTCTCCTGACAGCTGGCAATCAGAGTTAGACAGCAGCATTCTAAGAGAATGTGTAAATGAAAGTCCATTCCTCAAAAATAAGTATTTTGCACAACAGACTTCTGGAATTATTCAGTGCTTTGATAATACTGAGAGCCAAGCAAATATAGAAAAAGAGTGCCTagacttttcttttatcaattcAGATTTTAGTATGATTAGTGGCCATCAAAATATGACTGATTTACTGAAAATAACTTCAGAGCTAGAGGAAAGTCTTATAGATCATGATCTATCATTCCGAACAGTGTGTTTAAATTCATCTGAATATTATGATAGTTTAAATCAAAGTGCAACACCAACAAGAAATCAACACTTTTTCAATGATGGACTAAATATGTCAAATTTTACAGATACAATTACACCTAAAGCTTATACAACATCAGTTATCTCAAATAAAGAAACCGTTCAGCACAAAGAATCCACGGCAGATTCTTCCTCACTTGAAGTGCCTGATCAAGGACGGAGAAAATCTGATGTCACAGACTTGataaagaaatttaacaaaatgaGTGGCAAAAGATATTCCCTGTGTTTAGATTCAGAACGTGGGGAATGGAGAAGTCAACATGAATACTCGGAGGATGATGACCAAGACTCGAAAAATAACTGCGACAGTCTACACTTAACGGAAGAATGGCCGGACACTTGCAGAGTTGGCAGAAGACACTCTGATGTCGTGTTATTAactgaaaaattcagaaatatgGAAAAGGGGAACTTCCCTTCCAGTCACCATAGGCTGACCAAAAAAGCACCTGAGGATTTCACAAACGGCCATGCTTCTCATGTAGGCAATCACTCTATTTCTAGTTCCATAGGCAATGACAGCGAGACCTTTTCAACTGGCAACCTACAAGTTTCTGATGATTTCAGGATAGAACGACGAGATTCTGATGTTGCTTTCCTGATTCAGAAATTTTCTTCAATGGACATTGGAAGGCACTCGAGTCATTCCTCGCACTCGAGTGCAATGGACTCTGGGGAAATATCACCTAAGCATAATAAGGAGTCTTGTGCTAAACAAATGATGTCTACTAGATTTGCCAGCAACGGAACTGGAATTCTGGTAAAACCACGAGTGCATTGTAGACAGCTCTATCCAGACGAGTTGAAGTATTTTACTGGCGAAGTTGCAGGCTCACAATCAGGGCCTTGTAGTATTCAGAAGTTCTCTAAAGAGAGAACCAGAAGGCTCTCTAGTCATTCCTCGCACTCAAGTGTAATGGACTCTGGGGACATGTCACCTGGGCATAATAATCAGTCCTACGCTAAAAGTTTGTCTACTAGAAGCTGCTACAAGACAACTGTCATTCCAGGAGTAGGACGAATACGTTATAGAGAGCTCTATCCAGATGAGTTAAAGTATTTTACTGACAAAGTTGCGCACGCACAATCTGTGCTTTGCACATTTCAGAAGTTCTCGAAAGTGAACACCACAAGTCTCTCAAATGCAATGGATTCTGGGGAAATGTCCCCTGAGCATAATAAGCCTTGCATTAAAATGTCAACTAGTACCAACAACGGAACTGGAACTCTGACAATAGGGCGAGTACGTTATAGAGAGCTCTATCCAGATGAGTTACAGTATTTTTAGCCACTGTGTTAGTAAGAATCTGTCTGTGTCTTGTAAGAATCTGTCTGTGTCTTGCATTATTCAGAAGTTCTCAAAAGTGAACATTTGAAGGCTCTCGAGTCATTCCTCTCACTCAAGTTTAATGGGCTCTGAGGAAATAACACTTGACCATAATCTTCATTGCTTTAATAAAAgttgcttttccttttattttaaatctttaattaTTGTATCTACCACATTAATAGAGTACAAATAGGGGCAAACCTGACCTGGAGCAGCTATCTGTACGAAGCCAAATGTTTTCATTCCAGTTTAATGGACTCTGACTAAATGTCACTTGACCATAATAATCGGTCTTGCGCGAGTCAACTAAAAGGATGCAACGGAACTGAAAGTCTGGCACAAGATCCGAAACGCTGTAGAGAGCTCTACCCAAGAACGGCTATCTGTACAAAGCCAAGTgtttcattatttatgaataagtatgtcttagttttaccagaccactgagctgattaacaactctcctagcgctggcccgaaggattagatatttttacgtggttaggaaccaattggtcgcctagcaacgggacctacagcttattgtgggatccgaaccacactatagcgagaaattaatttctatcgccagaaataaactcctttgattccgcgttggcagagccgggaatcgaacttcggaccaccggattggcagccgagcgcgaaaaccactcgtctagcGCGGAACTTCATTATATATGAAAGCTTACATTTTAAGGACCTAGGAAAAAAACACCATAACCATTGAAAACATGTTATTAATTGCATTTCAGTTATAACTGATATATTTACATGGAAAGTACTCCTcaatactaaatataaatataaaaacttagtatatatatatgcataatttacCTGTGTTTTGGATTTACGTTTATATTCCATCATGACTGTATTGTAAAGCTTTTTGTCATAACCACTCGTCTAGCGCGGAACTTCATTATGTATGAAAGCTTACATTTTAAAGACATAGGAAAAAACACCATAACCATTGAAAACATGTTATTAATTGCATTTCAGTTATAACTGATATATTTACATGGAAAGTACTCCTCAAtgctaaatattaatataaaaactttgtatatatatatatgcataatttacCTGTGTTTTGGATTTACGTTGATATTCCATCATGACTTTATTGTTAAACTTTTTGTCATAAGTGAGCCCTCAAGTAccgaaataaaatttatattctgAATACATTATATTGTGCCTAATTCAATCATTCTACGTGTTCTTAATCTGCAAATAGCCATGTAACATAATGGTTATAATTATCATCTTGGTACCACAAACTATTATCCAAGTAAGGTATTCTGTATTCCAGAATATGAAAGGTTTAGGTAtcctgtataatataatatagcctCTTCAAGTCAccttttataatgtatgtatatatgtatatatacatacacacacacacacatatatatatatatatatatatatatatatatatatatatatatatatatatatatatatacatacatataccgaGAATGATAAATTAACCAAATTTGTCGTTCAGACAGTAAGGAACTGAAGGACTTTCACATATAGCAGTTTCCCATAAAATTCGTTTTCTTTGCACGGAGATTTCAAAAATGATAGAAAACCATTTGTTTGGCATACTCTCATATTTTCCTGTTACTTTCGATGACAATTTTGAATAATTTgcttataaattaattttaattgtttCTGAAAACTATTTTGAATTGCCATTAACCTAAAACACAAAAGCGAAAACTGTGTAAAAATGAGCCTGTTTACCAAACTCCAGTGACGATGTCAAAACAGGTGATTAATGAAAGACTCCTGTTTACAATAAGATCCTGTATGTGTGGTACTAAAACATACGGGACATGGAAAGATTGTTTAACAGTAGTCTATACGTTTAGCAATGATACAATAGTATTGTTTCCAAGAAATCGCAGGGATGTTTCACCCCTTCTCTAAATAAAAACTGATTCGGAACTTGGGAATGATGAAAAGTAACTCATCAATTTATGAATCTATTGTCAATTGTGGCGCCGATAATTCCCGAGCTAGGAATGACTTGTAGCTACTAAAAACTGAATCACAAGTCGGCAGCATTACAAAACCTACTCCGCTTTCAGAGTACTTATTGGTATAAGCGTTAAATGGGACGCGTTCCGTGCGTGTtatcttgtaagaacttttcGTGTCCGGTCTACAACATTGCTTACGAGGTTGATCAAGATGgtattaaacataaaataagtGAGCTCGAATATGACAGATAGCACACTATCACAAGAAAATTCTAAACTGGtgtggtatgaaaaaaaaaaaaaagcctttgtgCCCTCTTAATTATATAAGGAGGCGACGACCtttgatttcttttttactttagtttttgtaaaaaataaataaataaattaactttcGCATATACTTCTGACTGAAGGTTGACTGAACAAGCAACATTACCACAAACTTATCTAACATATTTTCCAAAACAGGagccataatttaaaaaaaaaaaaaaaaaaaaaaaaagcgtagaaGAGGAGAACTGTAAGTAAACCTGGACTAAATCGGCTCCACTCAACAAGTGTCTAGGTCCTTCAAGGCTTTATaacatgcatctctctctctctctctctctctctctctctctctctctctctctctctctctctctctctctctgatagaagTCCCAATCCAAGGAAACTTCAAATACATCTGGCTGTTCtttgactgaatgatttatagacttttggcatacatgccaagcactgcactggggcaactacggtcattcagagctgaaatgggAATCGCCAGTGAAAAAAAGGTTTGACATGTGTAACgggggaaaacctcgcatttgcaccatgaatcaactgTTACGTGTGAGTGTGGtcagtatgatggaagaaagagaatatgaatggaggaacagaaaaaaagtatgaagggcggttgcagctaggcgccgaaggaatgctgcaaaCAACCTAAAGTAATGTACAtagcaccgaatgaggtgcattgacggctcTACCCCCCCTAAGGGGGCTTTTCTTTGACAATAAGGCTGCGTAATGTATTTAGTGGCGATGCTATTAACGTTCAAGTCTTTTCACCTTGGgtcaaaaaaaaaggaaggacttGTCTACTTTTGAGAACTACGGAGCAAATTGCTTTAAACGGTACTCTTTGAAAGTTACTAGACCATACTGTTACTAACTTCTTTAAAAGATTGTTCAAGTCTAGTGACTTTCATTTTACCGACAAAAGTTTTTCGACATCTCTGTGCACTTTTATGGTAATGGAGACGGTGCAGTATTAAGTGTGTCTGGAGTCGATTGTACTGGCAACATTGCTAGAACGTTTAAAAGACTTTGCCATGATACGTTACGAGAAATTGTTTGATATATTAATCAACAGGGGGTTGTACCCATTCGTCAATAGACTACTAATAACAAGGTATAACAATACTGAAGCTAAAGTTAAACTGAATACTATTTAATCTGATAGATTCAAAATTGAAGATGGAGTGAAGCAAGGAGGGGTAATGTCTGTGCAGCAGTTTTTgtatatgcagatgatattgtttTTGCTCTTTCCCACAAGAAGAGGCATGCAAATTTAGTTGGGTGTATGTGAAAGTTTTTGTCGTGAATATGAGTTAACATTTAACCCTGACAAATTTGCAGCTATTTTGTTCAGTGATTAAAATATTCCTGTACAGTTAGCATTTTGTGGAGCGCAGGTGACGGTTGTGAATGAGGTGAAATATTTGGGACATGTTCTGACCAACTCAAGACATATATTTGATACTAGCCCAATGATCACTGATGTAAAATGCAAGACTAATGGTAGTCTTTGTAAGATAATTTCTTTGTCTGCTGACACAAGGGTTAAAATGTTTAATACTAATTGTTCCAATTATTATAGCTCACAGCTGATTGGCTGACAAATGTAGCCTGGAACGTTTCGTCTCCACATAAGTGGTAGGGCCTTTTCATTTTTAAGAAGGGACTCAGTCATGATCtaaacttattttcttatttcacagAATGCTTCGTTTTTAAAGAATCAATTTGTCATTTATCTCGTTCAACGTAAATAACGATGTCGGCAATTTGTTACATAACAATACTACAGAGAGAAGTGCTAAGCAGTtactaaagaaaaatgataattgtGAAGAGATCTGGAAACTGTTTTTACTTAGGACTTTCTCTGGGTTGAGTAAGATTTTATCTTtgcaaatttaaaaatatatgtaattcttgtaactatatgaattttatcaatcaccgtgattcatatatatgcattaaggtgcaaatatccttttatatctaattcgcgggaattaatgtattttcatatatgttaaacgaagtgGAATTTCCTAGTTGatgagaaattcgtcggctcatggtcTCGAACCATGggaccaagaattcaggacatacagtgaCGCTCTTCACCCACAAAACTATCATGAGAGTTCAAGAGCgttctgaattcttggttccgtggttcgagcccatgagacgacgaatttcttatcaactaaaaaattccccttccgttaacaaTATGAAAGTGTATTAATTCAGGGGCAGAGCGAATCAGAtatcaaaagacatttgtagcttaatagaTGTAATTATACGTAATTGCATATAAATGaagatttgaatttgaatttgaattaacCAAGCGGAAATGTTTCTGCTAGTActacattcaataataatatttatagcaacttcttatcatcattattattaaaatttatactgAATTTTGGTTTTaaggcactttatatatataatgttataatagatctaaatatatatatatatatatatcatatatatatataatatattatatataaattatacattataatatatagacatatatatatatatatatatatagatatatatatatatatatatagatagtagatagatagatagctagatagatcgatagatactagatagatagatagatagatagatagatagatagatagatagatagatagatagatagatagatagatagatagatagatagatagatagatagatatatcaaagGAATGACAAACAAGTACTTGTCGAAAACGATTCATACGCCAGTAACTAACATGTAATTTGCAGCTCTGGCAAATTTACAGACATCCTGCTCTTAATAAGCGTATGTggctatattttcatattttacttctGACATCCATGCACAAATACAATAACAAAACTGAATAAAGGACAATGACTGATCGTACAATATTGCCCCTCAAATATGTTTGTCAATCTGATAAATGGCCCCCGGAAGCTAGCAGTCGCTTGTAAAAATGTTGCTTATGCTCTCTGATAATACAGCCCTCTAAAATTTCCATGTTCGTATAATTCATTTACTTCTTCCTTCAGGCCCACCCATTTCCCAAGGAAATGTTACGGGATAAGTTTCACGAGAGCACTAAAACTATGCATTCCCACCATGAATAATTTTCACCCTAAAAAGACTCATAAATATTATCCTTCTCGTAATGATTACATCAGCAAATACtagtaggataaaaaaaaatcctctcgcACTCATCGAGAAATATCTTTGCTTGCAAGAAGGTCGAAcacttaatattaaaaaatgacaTCCTTTTTGAAGAATTTAAATTTATGGACAACACACCAATCccagtacttttttttaatatccagcAATTCTGTAAAATCAAAACATAAATATGATAAAACGTTCCAAAAGCGAGCCCCATTAAATTAATTCAGTTATCATTAAATGAGCTACAGGTCCTATGACCTGGAAAATAATTTTTCCCATCTATTTGGTTTTTCAGCCCCCAGTAATATCTAGCGTTTAATGAGCCGGAAAGTTTGATTCACTGCATTGGCATAACATGGAGGTCTGGCATTATTCTCAAAATAATTCCCGGAATTTATTGTTGATTGTTTGTCTCTTCTGTCTCTGCAATAGAGGCGGGTGATTAGCGTTCCTCGCAGAAGGTCTGAATGTCAAGATGTTGAATCCTTCTTATAGTGGATTatctctgtctgtcagtctgtgaGACCTGCCATCTAGAAACACAATGTTCTTCTTCAAATATTCATATGCTGGGAGGGGCGTCTCCCCAGATGTTCCAGACACATTCCATCTATCACAAGTGAGGCTACTGTGAGAGATTATTtagtgtgtgtatgcgcgtgtgtgCTCGTGTGCGTGTACAGGTAT
Encoded proteins:
- the LOC135221799 gene encoding uncharacterized protein LOC135221799: MKLNEKTREKLSSAPPTSNSTGGGLNLSISQYVEEDVDVADMLYRDASNSEPRLKKKSPQVECPAKAEQPLTRYAPSILARERNAIATHNVVCSTPSLSVSVKNARRKKTFSQKVTGNSDSHTVSSIVPGNNVRDCPRCYSYSEILQKKHQRSASGGLITQGWRESKNFGPLNSLCMNGCPPQETMAPAMSSLTSTAAKEIYQNKDTKKTHNFSENKLTSGTIKGILVKTLSNQGESPPSVESLRKKKNGLSPHSEPRRLEKTTSLSTNAAEISSKLADKFREIYPEEMNYFCNDLNIYPVKEVNSFYTPPSAKQDNESQNHHGSFNSDYGNSPDSWQSELDSSILRECVNESPFLKNKYFAQQTSGIIQCFDNTESQANIEKECLDFSFINSDFSMISGHQNMTDLLKITSELEESLIDHDLSFRTVCLNSSEYYDSLNQSATPTRNQHFFNDGLNMSNFTDTITPKAYTTSVISNKETVQHKESTADSSSLEVPDQGRRKSDVTDLIKKFNKMSGKRYSLCLDSERGEWRSQHEYSEDDDQDSKNNCDSLHLTEEWPDTCRVGRRHSDVVLLTEKFRNMEKGNFPSSHHRLTKKAPEDFTNGHASHVGNHSISSSIGNDSETFSTGNLQVSDDFRIERRDSDVAFLIQKFSSMDIGRHSSHSSHSSAMDSGEISPKHNKESCAKQMMSTRFASNGTGILVKPRVHCRQLYPDELKYFTGEVAGSQSGPCSIQKFSKERTRRLSSHSSHSSVMDSGDMSPGHNNQSYAKSLSTRSCYKTTVIPGVGRIRYRELYPDELKYFTDKVAHAQSVLCTFQKFSKVNTTSLSNAMDSGEMSPEHNKPCIKMSTSTNNGTGTLTIGRVRYRELYPDELQYF